One stretch of Zingiber officinale cultivar Zhangliang chromosome 6B, Zo_v1.1, whole genome shotgun sequence DNA includes these proteins:
- the LOC121991658 gene encoding uncharacterized protein LOC121991658 has product MEVAVPAADVHFDSACTTPYVSAPSSPKHHASGDPFDLFRRYTSAPTSPTRASLIYAHFDAVASANSTPPLASSGIPFRWEEKPGTDKEEEDGEFASDGGYEFSFDFSGHLDKDGLPALTAADELFEEGKIRPLKLPPRLHFPEGAGEGSSRVSSPASSKGLWSPRHRSRVVAREERHSMVEATRERGREREKAPLDPLPSFSFSRNRKGSRSLSPLRGEGGFSFKTTTMIPDSPASTAPAAVPLKSVNGSKKWRLKDLLLFRSASEGRATGNRSKDPLSKYTLSPSLSNKVDISAKLDSKNSSSRSSTGGSMRRVGAFSHEMHYAANRAAAEDQRKKTALPYRQSLFGCLRFNPALLSITKGFGSHSFARQ; this is encoded by the coding sequence ATGGAGGTGGCGGTTCCGGCGGCAGACGTCCACTTCGACAGCGCGTGCACCACCCCGTACGTGAGCGCGCCGTCGAGCCCCAAGCACCACGCCTCCGGCGACCCCTTCGACCTGTTCCGCCGCTACACCAGCGCTCCCACCAGCCCCACCCGCGCCTCCTTGATTTATGCGCACTTCGACGCCGTCGCCTCCGCCAATTCAACTCCTCCGCTCGCCTCCTCCGGCATCCCCTTCCGCTGGGAGGAGAAGCCCGGCACGGACAAAGAGGAGGAGGATGGAGAGTTCGCCTCCGACGGGGGCTACGAATTCTCCTTCGACTTCAGCGGCCATCTTGACAAAGACGGCCTTCCGGCGCTCACCGCCGCTGACGAGCTCTTCGAGGAAGGGAAGATCCGGCCGCTCAAGCTCCCTCCTCGCTTGCACTTCCCGGAGGGCGCCGGAGAGGGGAGCAGCAGGGTCTCCTCGCCTGCCTCGTCGAAGGGATTATGGTCGCCCCGCCACCGAAGCAGAGTGGTGGCGCGGGAAGAGCGCCACTCGATGGTGGAGGCCACGAGGGAGCGAGGGAGGGAGAGGGAGAAGGCGCCACTCGATCCCCTCCCTTCTTTCTCTTTCTCAAGAAACCGGAAGGGATCGAGATCGCTATCTCCCCTCAGAGGAGAAGGGGGCTTCTCCTTTAAGACGACGACGATGATTCCCGACTCCCCTGCCTCCACCGCTCCGGCGGCGGTTCCCCTGAAGAGCGTCAACGGGAGCAAGAAGTGGCGGTTGAAGGACTTGCTCCTGTTCCGCAGCGCGTCCGAGGGCCGCGCCACCGGGAACCGGAGCAAGGACCCGCTGAGCAAGTACACTCTGTCGCCGTCGCTAAGCAACAAAGTCGATATTTCGGCGAAATTGGATTCGAAGAATTCGAGCTCCCGGTCGTCGACAGGTGGGTCGATGAGGAGGGTGGGCGCGTTCTCGCACGAGATGCACTACGCGGCGAACAGGGCGGCGGCGGaggatcaaaggaagaagacggcGTTGCCCTACCGGCAGAGCCTTTTCGGCTGCCTGCGCTTCAACCCGGCCTTGCTCAGTATTACCAAGGGATTCGGCAGCCACTCTTTCGCCCGGCAGTGA